The following nucleotide sequence is from Pseudomonadales bacterium.
TTCCATGGGGAAAATCGATTAAGCATTCAATTACCTTTTTTCTGCATCCTGATGATTTTATACTGCCTTCAAGGTTCCTTTAGGCAAGACGCTCGCGATGGCCGCTTTTTGCACCTTCACCTCGACACCATCGGCAATTTCCATCACCACGAAGTTATCTGTGACCTTAGTGACTTTACCCGCAATACCACCACTGTTAATCACCTCATCGCCCTTGGCCAAATCAGCCAATAAATTCTTATGTTCTTTGGCGCGCTTACTCTGCGGACGCCAGATCATAAAATAAAATATCAAACCAAAAATCGCGAGCATGATTAACGGCTCAAAACCGCTACCTGTTGCTGGCGCTGCATCTGCGGCCAAGGCCTCAGCAATAAAAAAGCTCATTCTGTTTCTCCCCTCTATTTACACTATACGTTTCTGGTAGAACGCCGCGACAAAAGCGCTCAATGTACCCTGTTCGATGGCGCTACGCAAACCCTTCATTAGATTTTGGTAATAGCGTAGATTATGGATTGTCGCGAGCTGGGAAAAGAGCATTTCCCTGCACTTATCCAGGTGATGCAAGTAAGCACGACTCACTGTGCTACAGGTGTAGCAATCACATTCCTCGTCCAGCGGCTGCGCATCAGTTTTATACTGTGAATTTCTGATTTTAATAACACCACTGCTAACGAAAAGATGGCCGTTACGCGCATTTCGTGTTGGTATCACGCAGTCAAACATATCAACGCCTCGCCAAACCGCTTCAACAATATCTTCCGGCTTACCAACACCCATTAAATACCGCGGCTTATCCGTGGGCATATGTGGTGTAATTCCTTCCAGCGTGGCCATCATTTCAGCTTTAGGCTCACCGACTGAAAGCCCGCCGATGGCATAGCCATCAAAACCTATCTGCATTAAACCGGCGAGCGATTCTGTCCGTAAAGCGTCAAACATGCCGCCTTGAATAATACCAAACAATGAGGCTGGGTTATCTCCCTGAGCACGGGTATGCGCGTCTTTGCTGCGTTGAGCCCAGCGTAACGACAGCCGCATCGATTCCTCAGCCTGCTCATAGCTAGCCGGATAGGGAGTGCACTCATCAAAAATCATCACAATATCCGACCCCAGGTCGGCCTGCACCTGCATCGCACTTTCCGGCGACAAAGCAACAGAACTCCCGTCTATCGGTGACTTAAAGGTCACGCCTTGCTCACTGATTTTGCGTAGCTCTCCCAAACTAAATACCTGAAAACCACCGGAATCCGTCAATATTGGGCGCTGCCAGCCAATAAAGCCGTGCAATCCACCCAGCGTTTTCACCACGTTGGCACCAGGGCGCAGCATGAGATGAAAGGTGTTACCCAATATTATCTCAGCGCCAATCGCCTCGATATCGCGCGGTAACATTGCCTTGACGCTACCATAGGTACCCACCGGCATAAAAGCAGGTGTTTCAATACTTCCCCGCGCAAAGCTTAATCGTCCTCTGCGTGCAGCACCCTCCGACTTTAGTAGATCAAATGTCATATAGGCCACTCAGTGATTTCTCCTTTAGATTAGCATCATGATCTTGCTGGCGTGACAAACATAGCGTCGCCATAACTAAAGAAACGATAGCGGTTTTTAATAGCTTCACGATAGGCATGTAGTACGTGCTCTCGCCCGGCAAAAGCGGATACCAGCATTAATAGCGTCGATTCCGGTAAATGGAAATTTGTCACCATGGCATCGACACAGCGAAACTGGTAACCCGGATAAATAAAAATATTAGTGTCTCCCGCATAGGGTGCAATCCTTTGACCTAACTCTTCAGCCTTTAGGGCCGCAGTTTCCAGACAACGAACACTGGTGGTGCCAACCGCAATAATGCGCCCACCTTCAGCTCTCGTTGCCTCAATCTTTTCACACACCGTCGCACTAACTTCTAACCACTCCGAATGCATGCGATGCTCTTCGATTCTCGCCACCCGCACTGGCTGAAAAGTGCCCGCACCCACATGCAAAGTTACGTATGCGGTTTCAACACCAAGTGCTTGAATTTTTTTTAGCAATGGCTCATCAAAATGTAGTCCCGCTGTTGGTGCTGCGACCGCTCCAGGTTCTTTCGCATAGACGGTCTGGTAACGTTCACGATCAAATAACTCATCATCCCTTTGCATATAGGGTGGTAACGGCATATGTCCGTGAGCAGACAGCATGTCATATAGGTTAGTGGCTGAACCAATTCGGTAAAATTCATCATCGCGGCCAATCACCTCAATCCAAGCGTCATTGCCAATAGTAATTTTGGCACCCGTTTTTGGAGGCTTACTGGCCCGAATTTGAGTGATGGCCTCCTGCGGACTGATCATTCTTTCAATCAGTAGCTCTACTTTACCACCGGTTTCTTTCTGCCCAAACAACCGAGCGGGCAACACCTTGGTATTATTAAAAACCAGTAGGTCGTTCGAACTTAGTAACGAAGAAATATCCGAGAAGGTAAAATGCTCAAGCTGACCGGTGGCGCCATCTAGGGACAGAAGTCGACTTGCACTACGCTGCGCTTGCGGATAAAGCGCTATCAGTTCTTGTGGGAGTTGGTAATGAAATTCGCTGAGCTGCATTTTACACCCGATTTTGAGGGCGCTAAGGTTAGCGAAAATTTCGGGCTATGAACAGTCTCAGGCGTAAGCTTTGGAAATTCCAGTTAAAAAAATGGGCGGAGGCTTAAACGCCTTCCGCCCATTCGTAGCTAATGTCTAAAAATTTTTTTAGACTTATGCCGCTTTCTTAACAGGCTGTGCCTTTACAAAAGCATCTTTAACAAAGTTCATGTTGCTTTCAACCAAACCGGCAAACAAGCCTGCTTTGTTCCAGAAGTTTTCAGCAACAATTTCTTGCTGCTCTTCAGCAAATTTCTTCTGCGCTTCAAAAGCTGCTTCCAAATCTTTGCTGTTTAACAATGTATCTGCCTGGGCCAACGCATCTTCAACTGTTTCACGCACTTGCACTGATTGCAGAATAACTGCGTCAGTCAAAGCGTTTACATTAGTTGCAACCAAGTTAGCTGCCAATTTAGCGTTCTTCTGAGCCAATTCAGGATTTGCAAAAGACTCCATGTACTCTTTAGCAGCCTTCAGTGTATCAGCATCAACCAGTTTATCTAAATTGCCTTGGAACTGATCAAAGTTATAAAAGCTTTTGAAGTTCTCTTGGATGGCTTCAACATCATAGAATTTTTTAACTGATTCTTGAATGGCGTTAAAGTCATAAGCCTTGTTGAAGTTTGCTTGGAAAGCTTCAGCATCAAATAAATTTTTAAAACTATCTTGAAAGTTC
It contains:
- the yajC gene encoding preprotein translocase subunit YajC, coding for MSFFIAEALAADAAPATGSGFEPLIMLAIFGLIFYFMIWRPQSKRAKEHKNLLADLAKGDEVINSGGIAGKVTKVTDNFVVMEIADGVEVKVQKAAIASVLPKGTLKAV
- the tgt gene encoding tRNA guanosine(34) transglycosylase Tgt, which produces MTFDLLKSEGAARRGRLSFARGSIETPAFMPVGTYGSVKAMLPRDIEAIGAEIILGNTFHLMLRPGANVVKTLGGLHGFIGWQRPILTDSGGFQVFSLGELRKISEQGVTFKSPIDGSSVALSPESAMQVQADLGSDIVMIFDECTPYPASYEQAEESMRLSLRWAQRSKDAHTRAQGDNPASLFGIIQGGMFDALRTESLAGLMQIGFDGYAIGGLSVGEPKAEMMATLEGITPHMPTDKPRYLMGVGKPEDIVEAVWRGVDMFDCVIPTRNARNGHLFVSSGVIKIRNSQYKTDAQPLDEECDCYTCSTVSRAYLHHLDKCREMLFSQLATIHNLRYYQNLMKGLRSAIEQGTLSAFVAAFYQKRIV
- the queA gene encoding tRNA preQ1(34) S-adenosylmethionine ribosyltransferase-isomerase QueA — encoded protein: MQLSEFHYQLPQELIALYPQAQRSASRLLSLDGATGQLEHFTFSDISSLLSSNDLLVFNNTKVLPARLFGQKETGGKVELLIERMISPQEAITQIRASKPPKTGAKITIGNDAWIEVIGRDDEFYRIGSATNLYDMLSAHGHMPLPPYMQRDDELFDRERYQTVYAKEPGAVAAPTAGLHFDEPLLKKIQALGVETAYVTLHVGAGTFQPVRVARIEEHRMHSEWLEVSATVCEKIEATRAEGGRIIAVGTTSVRCLETAALKAEELGQRIAPYAGDTNIFIYPGYQFRCVDAMVTNFHLPESTLLMLVSAFAGREHVLHAYREAIKNRYRFFSYGDAMFVTPARS
- a CDS encoding phasin family protein, which translates into the protein MMNFQDSFKNLFDAEAFQANFNKAYDFNAIQESVKKFYDVEAIQENFKSFYNFDQFQGNLDKLVDADTLKAAKEYMESFANPELAQKNAKLAANLVATNVNALTDAVILQSVQVRETVEDALAQADTLLNSKDLEAAFEAQKKFAEEQQEIVAENFWNKAGLFAGLVESNMNFVKDAFVKAQPVKKAA